One genomic segment of Erythrolamprus reginae isolate rEryReg1 chromosome 2, rEryReg1.hap1, whole genome shotgun sequence includes these proteins:
- the LOC139159576 gene encoding interferon kappa-like, protein MVMNSCCLYILIGIIFGEISCENCYQLQKKLLKANQVNFNLLSRNIESTIPLRCIRDFIDLPLENAKKILIDMNDKSQMDIAKTAVKEILQQLDLISRQNHTELVWHEGSLRDFHIGLDQQIKMLETCWNTKMEQIITSPRNLKLQLTRLRVKIYFQKLSDFLKNKKYSWCAWKIVQIQMKVCFELINYYIQRALFKATDF, encoded by the coding sequence ATGGTTATGAACAGTTGCTGTCTCTATATTTTGATAGGGATAATCtttggtgaaatctcatgtgagaacTGTTACCAACTTCAGAAGAAGCTGCTAAAAGCCAACCAGGTCAACTTCAATCTTCTAAGTAGAAATATAGAATCAACCATTCCTCTACGATGTATCAGGGACTTCATAGATTTACCACTTGAAAAcgctaaaaaaatattgattgatATGAATGATAAATCCCAGATGGACATTGCAAAAACAGCTGTTAAAGAAATCCTCCAACAGTTAGATCTTATCTCCAGACAAAACCATACTGAATTGGTTTGGCATGAGGGCTCTTTAAGAGATTTCCACATTGGACTGGATCAGCAGATTAAGATGCTGGAAACTTGCTGGAATACAAAGATGGAACAAATCATCACATCTCCAAGGAATCTGAAATTGCAGCTGACCAGGCTGAGAGTAAAAATATACTTCCAAAAGCTCAGTGACTTCTTGAAAAATAAGAAGTACAGTTGGTGTGCTTGGAAAATTGTCCAGATCCAGATGAAGGTATGTTTTGAACTGATTAATTACTACATCCAAAGGGCCCTCTTTAAAGCTACTGATTTCTGA
- the LOC139159577 gene encoding interferon beta-like, whose product MSSMTTRSLFICLGIFFTEISSQDCNQLRSRLHEANLANLNLLTRNIGSTIPQKCIRDIIDSSLYTSEENLTNMVNELQGQNAKVAIKELLQQIDLIFKENHSELAWDENSVRKFHIGLDQERKNAEACWKTEVARGTRSPRGQKLQLTRLRVKRYFQRLRDFLKNKEYNLCAWKIIQIQIRECFKWINQLNQRIPSKDT is encoded by the coding sequence ATGTCTTCTATGACTACAAGAAGTCTGTTCATTTGCCTAGGGATCTTCTTCACTGAAATTTCATCCCAGGACTGTAACCAACTTCGCAGCAGGTTACATGAAGCCAACCTGGCCAACCTGAATCTCCTAACGAGAAATATTGGGTCAACTATTCCACAAAAATGTATCAGGGATATAATAGATTCCTCACTCTATACCAGTGAAGAAAATTTGACGAACATGGTTAATGAATTACAGGGGCAGAATGCCAAAGTAGCTATCAAAGAACTCCTCCAACAAATAGACCTCATCTTCAAGGAAAACCATAGTGAATTGGCTTGGGATGAGAACTCAGTAAGAAAATTTCACATCGGATTGGATCAGGAGAGAAAGAATGCAGAAGCTTGCTGGAAAACTGAGGTGGCACGTGGCACCAGATCGCCAAGAGGACAGAAACTACAGTTGACCAGGCTGAGAGTGAAAAGATATTTTCAGAGGCTTAGAGACTTCTTGAAAAATAAAGAGTACAATCTGTGTGCCTGGAAGATTATCCAGATCCAAATCAGAGAATGTTTTAAGTGGATTAACCAACTCAATCAAAGGATTCCAAGTAAAGATACTTAG